A genomic region of Schistocerca gregaria isolate iqSchGreg1 unplaced genomic scaffold, iqSchGreg1.2 ptg000180l, whole genome shotgun sequence contains the following coding sequences:
- the LOC126302904 gene encoding zinc finger protein 493-like isoform X2, whose protein sequence is MNVKEELEECVNKESVEDPLGISLSTDFIKEDPELNITENTVEASTRYASDSARFTQTTGGSCSISCEETCHHRLVQDEFVIDMKSTHGFSTNTEDMTIDKECSVATQYECSTREKELDVYSCNFCQQNFSSKYTLIMHVFMHIDGMQPPSYVCKWCGEVFHSNVGLKKHMRMSENCQVLTADTHEKYEHSDEHQTTTSLDSEAEVSVTEHNEQSSCKGTWKDSKMPSNDICNTHMTNDREKASNYGTLSIAVNVSAQADLLTANRTDRCGICGKLFARSGDLERHVSIHTGKRLHKCDICEKWFAQSRYLKAHTLIHTGKKPHKCEICGKSFTILGNLNKHLLIHTGKKPHKCEICGKSFTMLGDLKKHVLIHIGNKPHECEMCGKSFAREDQLRRHILIHTGKKPHKCEICGKSFTILGNLNKHLLVHTGKKPHKCEICGKSFTIIGNLNKHVLIHAAMKPHKCEMCGKAFAFSSYLKAHTLIHTGKKPNKCEICGKSFTMLGNLKKHALIHTGNKPHKCEICGKSFARADHRKTHILFHTGNKPHKCEICGNSFSVLGNLNKHLLTHTGKKPHNCEICGKSFAASGYLKNHVVIHTGNKPHKCEICGKSFPMSSHLKKHVLIHTGKKPYMCDICGKSFTMLGDLKKHVLIHTGNKPHKCDICGKSFTVLGNLNKHVFIHTGEKPHKCEICGKSFTMLSDLKKHLLIHTGNKPHICEICGKSFARADHRKTHILFHTGNKPHKCEICGKSFTILGNLNKHLLYHTGKKPHKCEICGKSFTMLGDLKKHVLIHTGKKPHKCEICGESFATSGYLKTHAFVHTGSGPHKCGICDKSFTYLDTLKTHALLHIRKKM, encoded by the coding sequence ATTTACTCAGACTACTGGTGGGAGTTGCAGCATATCATGTGAAGAAACTTGTCACCATAGACTGGTCCAGGATGAGTTTGTGATAGACATGAAGTCAACACATGGGTTCAGTACCAATACAGAAGATATGACTATTGATAAGGAATGCTCAGTTGCCACCCAGTATGAATGTAGTACGAGGGAAAAGGAATTAGATGTATATAGCTGTAATTTCTGCCAACAGAACTTTTCTTCAAAATACACACTCATAATGCATGTGTTCATGCACATTGATGGAATGCAACCACCTTCCTATGTTTGTAAGTGGTGTGGTGAGGTATTTCACAGTAATGTTGGCTTGAAAAAGCATATGAGAATGAGTGAGAATTGTCAAGTTTTAACTGCTGACACTCATGAAAAATATGAACATAGTGATGAGCATCAAACCACTACCTCGTTGGATAGCGAGGCAGAAGTTTCTGTCACAGAACACAATGAGCAGTCTTCATGTAAGGGAACTTGGAAAGATTCAAAAATGCCCTCTAATGACATATGTAACACACATATGACAAATGATAGAGAGAAAGCAAGTAATTATGGAACTTTGTCTATAGCTGTTAATGTCAGTGCCCAGGCTGATCTACTTACTGCAAACAGAACCGACAGATGTGGTATTTGTGGCAAATTGTTTGCTAGGTCAGGTGATCTCGAGAGACATGTTTCTATCCATACTGGGAAAAGACTTCACAAATGTGATATTTGTGAGAAGTGGTTTGCCCAGTCACGTTATCTAAAGGCTCAcacattaattcacactggaaagaaacctcacaaatgtgagatttgtgggaaatcttttacTATATTAGGCAATCTTAACAAACATttattaattcacactggaaagaaacctcacaaatgtgagatttgtgggaaatcttttacTATGTTAGGTGATCTCAAGAAACACGTATTAATTCACATTGGAAATAAACCTCACGAATGTGAGATGTGTGGGAAATCTTTTGCTAGGGAAGACCAGCTGAGAAGACATattttaattcacactggaaagaaaccacacaaatgtgagatttgtgggaaatcttttacTATATTAGGCAATCTTAACAAACATTTATTagttcacactggaaagaaaccgcacaaatgtgagatttgtgggaaatcttttacTATAATAGGCAATCTTAACAAACACGTATTAATTCACGCTGCAatgaaacctcacaaatgtgagatgTGTGGGAAAGCTTTTGCGTTTTCAAGCTATCTGAAGGCACATACactaattcacactggaaagaaacctaaCAAATGTGAGATATGTGGTAAATCTTTTACTATGTTGGGTAATCTCAAGAAACATGCgttaattcacactggaaataaacctcacaaatgtgagatttgtgggaaatcttttgctAGGGCAGACCATCGCAAGACACACATATTATTTCACACTGGAAataaacctcacaaatgtgagatttgtggtaACTCTTTTAGTGTATTAGGCAATCTTAACAAACATTTATTAactcacactggaaagaaacctcacaattgtgagatttgtgggaaatcttttgctGCATCAGGCTATCTCAAGAATCATGTTGTAATTCACACTGGAAACAAAccgcacaaatgtgagatttgtgggaaatctttcCCTATGTCAAGCCATCTCAAGAAACACgtattaattcacactggaaagaaaccttaCATGTGCGatatttgtgggaaatcttttacTATGTTAGGTGATCTCAAGAAACATGTATTGATTCATACTGGAAATAAACCTCACAAATGTGacatttgtgggaaatcttttacTGTATTAGGCAATCTTAATAAACATGTATTCATTCACACTGGagagaaacctcacaaatgtgagatttgtgggaaatcttttacTATGTTAAGTGatctcaagaaacatttattaattcacactggaaataaACCTCACatatgtgagatttgtgggaaatcttttgctAGGGCAGATCATCGCAAGACACACATATTATTTCATACTGGAAataaacctcacaaatgtgagatttgtgggaaatcttttacTATATTAGGCAATCTTAACAAACATTTATTGtatcacactggaaagaaacctcacaaatgtgagatttgtgggaaatcctTTACTATGTTAGGTGATCTCAAGAAACACgtattaattcacactggaaagaaacctcacaaatgtgagatcTGTGGGGAGTCTTTTGCTACATCAGGTTATCTCAAGACACATGCATTTGTACACACTGGAAGTGGACCTCACAAGTGTGGTATCTGTGACAAAAGTTTTACTTACTTGGATACTCTCAAGACACATGCATTACTTCACATCAGAAAGAAAATGTAA
- the LOC126302904 gene encoding zinc finger protein 493-like isoform X3, which yields MKSTHGFSTNTEDMTIDKECSVATQYECSTREKELDVYSCNFCQQNFSSKYTLIMHVFMHIDGMQPPSYVCKWCGEVFHSNVGLKKHMRMSENCQVLTADTHEKYEHSDEHQTTTSLDSEAEVSVTEHNEQSSCKGTWKDSKMPSNDICNTHMTNDREKASNYGTLSIAVNVSAQADLLTANRTDRCGICGKLFARSGDLERHVSIHTGKRLHKCDICEKWFAQSRYLKAHTLIHTGKKPHKCEICGKSFTILGNLNKHLLIHTGKKPHKCEICGKSFTMLGDLKKHVLIHIGNKPHECEMCGKSFAREDQLRRHILIHTGKKPHKCEICGKSFTILGNLNKHLLVHTGKKPHKCEICGKSFTIIGNLNKHVLIHAAMKPHKCEMCGKAFAFSSYLKAHTLIHTGKKPNKCEICGKSFTMLGNLKKHALIHTGNKPHKCEICGKSFARADHRKTHILFHTGNKPHKCEICGNSFSVLGNLNKHLLTHTGKKPHNCEICGKSFAASGYLKNHVVIHTGNKPHKCEICGKSFPMSSHLKKHVLIHTGKKPYMCDICGKSFTMLGDLKKHVLIHTGNKPHKCDICGKSFTVLGNLNKHVFIHTGEKPHKCEICGKSFTMLSDLKKHLLIHTGNKPHICEICGKSFARADHRKTHILFHTGNKPHKCEICGKSFTILGNLNKHLLYHTGKKPHKCEICGKSFTMLGDLKKHVLIHTGKKPHKCEICGESFATSGYLKTHAFVHTGSGPHKCGICDKSFTYLDTLKTHALLHIRKKM from the coding sequence ATGAAGTCAACACATGGGTTCAGTACCAATACAGAAGATATGACTATTGATAAGGAATGCTCAGTTGCCACCCAGTATGAATGTAGTACGAGGGAAAAGGAATTAGATGTATATAGCTGTAATTTCTGCCAACAGAACTTTTCTTCAAAATACACACTCATAATGCATGTGTTCATGCACATTGATGGAATGCAACCACCTTCCTATGTTTGTAAGTGGTGTGGTGAGGTATTTCACAGTAATGTTGGCTTGAAAAAGCATATGAGAATGAGTGAGAATTGTCAAGTTTTAACTGCTGACACTCATGAAAAATATGAACATAGTGATGAGCATCAAACCACTACCTCGTTGGATAGCGAGGCAGAAGTTTCTGTCACAGAACACAATGAGCAGTCTTCATGTAAGGGAACTTGGAAAGATTCAAAAATGCCCTCTAATGACATATGTAACACACATATGACAAATGATAGAGAGAAAGCAAGTAATTATGGAACTTTGTCTATAGCTGTTAATGTCAGTGCCCAGGCTGATCTACTTACTGCAAACAGAACCGACAGATGTGGTATTTGTGGCAAATTGTTTGCTAGGTCAGGTGATCTCGAGAGACATGTTTCTATCCATACTGGGAAAAGACTTCACAAATGTGATATTTGTGAGAAGTGGTTTGCCCAGTCACGTTATCTAAAGGCTCAcacattaattcacactggaaagaaacctcacaaatgtgagatttgtgggaaatcttttacTATATTAGGCAATCTTAACAAACATttattaattcacactggaaagaaacctcacaaatgtgagatttgtgggaaatcttttacTATGTTAGGTGATCTCAAGAAACACGTATTAATTCACATTGGAAATAAACCTCACGAATGTGAGATGTGTGGGAAATCTTTTGCTAGGGAAGACCAGCTGAGAAGACATattttaattcacactggaaagaaaccacacaaatgtgagatttgtgggaaatcttttacTATATTAGGCAATCTTAACAAACATTTATTagttcacactggaaagaaaccgcacaaatgtgagatttgtgggaaatcttttacTATAATAGGCAATCTTAACAAACACGTATTAATTCACGCTGCAatgaaacctcacaaatgtgagatgTGTGGGAAAGCTTTTGCGTTTTCAAGCTATCTGAAGGCACATACactaattcacactggaaagaaacctaaCAAATGTGAGATATGTGGTAAATCTTTTACTATGTTGGGTAATCTCAAGAAACATGCgttaattcacactggaaataaacctcacaaatgtgagatttgtgggaaatcttttgctAGGGCAGACCATCGCAAGACACACATATTATTTCACACTGGAAataaacctcacaaatgtgagatttgtggtaACTCTTTTAGTGTATTAGGCAATCTTAACAAACATTTATTAactcacactggaaagaaacctcacaattgtgagatttgtgggaaatcttttgctGCATCAGGCTATCTCAAGAATCATGTTGTAATTCACACTGGAAACAAAccgcacaaatgtgagatttgtgggaaatctttcCCTATGTCAAGCCATCTCAAGAAACACgtattaattcacactggaaagaaaccttaCATGTGCGatatttgtgggaaatcttttacTATGTTAGGTGATCTCAAGAAACATGTATTGATTCATACTGGAAATAAACCTCACAAATGTGacatttgtgggaaatcttttacTGTATTAGGCAATCTTAATAAACATGTATTCATTCACACTGGagagaaacctcacaaatgtgagatttgtgggaaatcttttacTATGTTAAGTGatctcaagaaacatttattaattcacactggaaataaACCTCACatatgtgagatttgtgggaaatcttttgctAGGGCAGATCATCGCAAGACACACATATTATTTCATACTGGAAataaacctcacaaatgtgagatttgtgggaaatcttttacTATATTAGGCAATCTTAACAAACATTTATTGtatcacactggaaagaaacctcacaaatgtgagatttgtgggaaatcctTTACTATGTTAGGTGATCTCAAGAAACACgtattaattcacactggaaagaaacctcacaaatgtgagatcTGTGGGGAGTCTTTTGCTACATCAGGTTATCTCAAGACACATGCATTTGTACACACTGGAAGTGGACCTCACAAGTGTGGTATCTGTGACAAAAGTTTTACTTACTTGGATACTCTCAAGACACATGCATTACTTCACATCAGAAAGAAAATGTAA
- the LOC126302904 gene encoding zinc finger protein 493-like isoform X1: MDQEPTKWIKKEETDEVQTELHFIAQDYPCSMNVKEELEECVNKESVEDPLGISLSTDFIKEDPELNITENTVEASTRYASDSARFTQTTGGSCSISCEETCHHRLVQDEFVIDMKSTHGFSTNTEDMTIDKECSVATQYECSTREKELDVYSCNFCQQNFSSKYTLIMHVFMHIDGMQPPSYVCKWCGEVFHSNVGLKKHMRMSENCQVLTADTHEKYEHSDEHQTTTSLDSEAEVSVTEHNEQSSCKGTWKDSKMPSNDICNTHMTNDREKASNYGTLSIAVNVSAQADLLTANRTDRCGICGKLFARSGDLERHVSIHTGKRLHKCDICEKWFAQSRYLKAHTLIHTGKKPHKCEICGKSFTILGNLNKHLLIHTGKKPHKCEICGKSFTMLGDLKKHVLIHIGNKPHECEMCGKSFAREDQLRRHILIHTGKKPHKCEICGKSFTILGNLNKHLLVHTGKKPHKCEICGKSFTIIGNLNKHVLIHAAMKPHKCEMCGKAFAFSSYLKAHTLIHTGKKPNKCEICGKSFTMLGNLKKHALIHTGNKPHKCEICGKSFARADHRKTHILFHTGNKPHKCEICGNSFSVLGNLNKHLLTHTGKKPHNCEICGKSFAASGYLKNHVVIHTGNKPHKCEICGKSFPMSSHLKKHVLIHTGKKPYMCDICGKSFTMLGDLKKHVLIHTGNKPHKCDICGKSFTVLGNLNKHVFIHTGEKPHKCEICGKSFTMLSDLKKHLLIHTGNKPHICEICGKSFARADHRKTHILFHTGNKPHKCEICGKSFTILGNLNKHLLYHTGKKPHKCEICGKSFTMLGDLKKHVLIHTGKKPHKCEICGESFATSGYLKTHAFVHTGSGPHKCGICDKSFTYLDTLKTHALLHIRKKM, encoded by the coding sequence ATTTACTCAGACTACTGGTGGGAGTTGCAGCATATCATGTGAAGAAACTTGTCACCATAGACTGGTCCAGGATGAGTTTGTGATAGACATGAAGTCAACACATGGGTTCAGTACCAATACAGAAGATATGACTATTGATAAGGAATGCTCAGTTGCCACCCAGTATGAATGTAGTACGAGGGAAAAGGAATTAGATGTATATAGCTGTAATTTCTGCCAACAGAACTTTTCTTCAAAATACACACTCATAATGCATGTGTTCATGCACATTGATGGAATGCAACCACCTTCCTATGTTTGTAAGTGGTGTGGTGAGGTATTTCACAGTAATGTTGGCTTGAAAAAGCATATGAGAATGAGTGAGAATTGTCAAGTTTTAACTGCTGACACTCATGAAAAATATGAACATAGTGATGAGCATCAAACCACTACCTCGTTGGATAGCGAGGCAGAAGTTTCTGTCACAGAACACAATGAGCAGTCTTCATGTAAGGGAACTTGGAAAGATTCAAAAATGCCCTCTAATGACATATGTAACACACATATGACAAATGATAGAGAGAAAGCAAGTAATTATGGAACTTTGTCTATAGCTGTTAATGTCAGTGCCCAGGCTGATCTACTTACTGCAAACAGAACCGACAGATGTGGTATTTGTGGCAAATTGTTTGCTAGGTCAGGTGATCTCGAGAGACATGTTTCTATCCATACTGGGAAAAGACTTCACAAATGTGATATTTGTGAGAAGTGGTTTGCCCAGTCACGTTATCTAAAGGCTCAcacattaattcacactggaaagaaacctcacaaatgtgagatttgtgggaaatcttttacTATATTAGGCAATCTTAACAAACATttattaattcacactggaaagaaacctcacaaatgtgagatttgtgggaaatcttttacTATGTTAGGTGATCTCAAGAAACACGTATTAATTCACATTGGAAATAAACCTCACGAATGTGAGATGTGTGGGAAATCTTTTGCTAGGGAAGACCAGCTGAGAAGACATattttaattcacactggaaagaaaccacacaaatgtgagatttgtgggaaatcttttacTATATTAGGCAATCTTAACAAACATTTATTagttcacactggaaagaaaccgcacaaatgtgagatttgtgggaaatcttttacTATAATAGGCAATCTTAACAAACACGTATTAATTCACGCTGCAatgaaacctcacaaatgtgagatgTGTGGGAAAGCTTTTGCGTTTTCAAGCTATCTGAAGGCACATACactaattcacactggaaagaaacctaaCAAATGTGAGATATGTGGTAAATCTTTTACTATGTTGGGTAATCTCAAGAAACATGCgttaattcacactggaaataaacctcacaaatgtgagatttgtgggaaatcttttgctAGGGCAGACCATCGCAAGACACACATATTATTTCACACTGGAAataaacctcacaaatgtgagatttgtggtaACTCTTTTAGTGTATTAGGCAATCTTAACAAACATTTATTAactcacactggaaagaaacctcacaattgtgagatttgtgggaaatcttttgctGCATCAGGCTATCTCAAGAATCATGTTGTAATTCACACTGGAAACAAAccgcacaaatgtgagatttgtgggaaatctttcCCTATGTCAAGCCATCTCAAGAAACACgtattaattcacactggaaagaaaccttaCATGTGCGatatttgtgggaaatcttttacTATGTTAGGTGATCTCAAGAAACATGTATTGATTCATACTGGAAATAAACCTCACAAATGTGacatttgtgggaaatcttttacTGTATTAGGCAATCTTAATAAACATGTATTCATTCACACTGGagagaaacctcacaaatgtgagatttgtgggaaatcttttacTATGTTAAGTGatctcaagaaacatttattaattcacactggaaataaACCTCACatatgtgagatttgtgggaaatcttttgctAGGGCAGATCATCGCAAGACACACATATTATTTCATACTGGAAataaacctcacaaatgtgagatttgtgggaaatcttttacTATATTAGGCAATCTTAACAAACATTTATTGtatcacactggaaagaaacctcacaaatgtgagatttgtgggaaatcctTTACTATGTTAGGTGATCTCAAGAAACACgtattaattcacactggaaagaaacctcacaaatgtgagatcTGTGGGGAGTCTTTTGCTACATCAGGTTATCTCAAGACACATGCATTTGTACACACTGGAAGTGGACCTCACAAGTGTGGTATCTGTGACAAAAGTTTTACTTACTTGGATACTCTCAAGACACATGCATTACTTCACATCAGAAAGAAAATGTAA